TTGTATTTCTCCTTGTGATAACTTTTGTGTTGTATACTTTTTCTATAAAGTCATCTGATAGCTCTGTTGTAATACATATATCTCTCATGGTTTTTACAGCTTGAACTGGATATTTACCACCAGCTGTCTCGCCTGAAAGCATAACACAGTCAGTACCATCTATTATAGCATTAGCTACGTCTGTTGTCTCTGCTCTTGTTGGTCTTGGATTTCTAATCATTGAGTCAAGCATTTGTGTAGCTGTGATAACTGGTTTTGCAGCAGCATTACATCTTCTAATGATGTCTTTTTGTACTCCTGGTATTAGCTCTGTTTTGATTTCTATACCAAGGTCACCCCTTGCTACCATGATTCCATCAGATGCTTCAATGATTTCTTCAATATTGTCAACACCTTCTTGGGACTCAATCTTAGAAATAATTTTAATATCTTCTCCGCCGTGGTCTTCAAGGACCTTTCTTATATCATAAACGTCTTCTTTTTTACGAACGAAAGAAGCAGCTATAAGATCGATACCGTTTTCGATACCAAATTTAATGTCATCAACATCCTTTGGTGTGATTGATGGTAGGTTGGTTTTTGAGCCTGGTAGATTAACTCCCTTGTGGTTTGAAAGTACACCATTGTTTAATACTTTACAAACTACATCAGTACCATCTTTTATATCTATAACCTCAAGTTGTACAAGACCGTCATCTATGTAGATTTCGCTGCCTATTTTTACATCATTTGGTAATCCCTTGTGGGTGACAGATACTATTTCTTGTGTACCTATGACATCTCTGGTTGTAAGGGTGAATATATCATCTGGTTTTAGGAATATTTCATCAACATTGTAGTTGCCTGTTCTGATCTCTGGTCCCTTTGTATCTAGCATGATAGCTATTGGTGCATTAAGCTTTCTTCTAAGTCTTCTAATTGTTTTGATTTTTTCTAAGTGTTCTTCATGTGTTCCGTGTGAAAAGTTAAGTCTTGCAACGTTCATTCCATTTTGGATAAGTTGCTCAAGTACCTCTGGTTTTTCACTGGCTGGTCCTATAGTACAAACTATCTTGGTTTTTTTTAATATTTCTGGTTGCATACTTCCTCCTATCTTGACAAGCTGTTTGCAAGATCATAAAGATTTTCATCAAAAACTGACTTGACTGTTGTAGCTTCATCAATACTTACTTCTATTAGTTTTCCGTTTTTATATCCTATGGCTATGCCAGTTTTTTCTTCTGATAATAGCTCTACTGCCCTAGCCCCCATTGATGAGCCTAGGAGTCTATCTACAGCAGATGGAGATCCACCTCTTTGTACGTGACCTAAGACTGTAACTTTTGTCTCTATTCCAGTTTTCTCTTCTAGTTCTGATGCTAATGAATATGGGTCCCCTACACCCTCAGCTAGGGTTATAAGGTGGTGAAGTTTGCCTCTTTTTCTGCCATGCTCCATCTTGGCTATAATTTCATTTATAGAAAATTCGTGTTCTGGTACTATAATTGATTCTGCCCCACCAGATAAGCCTGAAAATAAGGCCAAATCACCGCAATGACGCCCCATTACCTCTATAACAACTGCCCTACCATGAGAGCTTGATGTATCACG
This window of the Anaerococcus mediterraneensis genome carries:
- the pyk gene encoding pyruvate kinase, with the translated sequence MQPEILKKTKIVCTIGPASEKPEVLEQLIQNGMNVARLNFSHGTHEEHLEKIKTIRRLRRKLNAPIAIMLDTKGPEIRTGNYNVDEIFLKPDDIFTLTTRDVIGTQEIVSVTHKGLPNDVKIGSEIYIDDGLVQLEVIDIKDGTDVVCKVLNNGVLSNHKGVNLPGSKTNLPSITPKDVDDIKFGIENGIDLIAASFVRKKEDVYDIRKVLEDHGGEDIKIISKIESQEGVDNIEEIIEASDGIMVARGDLGIEIKTELIPGVQKDIIRRCNAAAKPVITATQMLDSMIRNPRPTRAETTDVANAIIDGTDCVMLSGETAGGKYPVQAVKTMRDICITTELSDDFIEKVYNTKVITRRNTTNSIARSTCQIARELDAKAIISCTSSGNTSRVISKFRPRTTIVAATTTDVVARQLSVVWGVYPLVIQQAHETDELIERAIVSGLSEGYLEEGDLTVVTAGVPLGVSGSSNLIKVHVIGDIITSGTGIGSKSVSGKVVIGSTKKELESKFEDGDIIVGKFTDSDITEFIEKSSAIVTETGGLTSHTAVAAVHFGIPAVVGASNIVNLVEDGQTVTVDPIGGVIYNGETRVI
- the pfkA gene encoding 6-phosphofructokinase, which gives rise to MKTIGILTSGGDAPGMNSAIRAAVRTALNKSMRIKGVRNGFDGLMKGDIYEMNISSVADIIHKGGTILGTARSKEFTTAEGQKRGAQILADYGIEGLIVVGGDGSFKGAKALSDLGIKTVGIPGTIDNDMGYTDFTIGFFTAIETVSDAIGKLRDTSSSHGRAVVIEVMGRHCGDLALFSGLSGGAESIIVPEHEFSINEIIAKMEHGRKRGKLHHLITLAEGVGDPYSLASELEEKTGIETKVTVLGHVQRGGSPSAVDRLLGSSMGARAVELLSEEKTGIAIGYKNGKLIEVSIDEATTVKSVFDENLYDLANSLSR